The following DNA comes from Centroberyx gerrardi isolate f3 chromosome 4, fCenGer3.hap1.cur.20231027, whole genome shotgun sequence.
ACCTCTGTGATTTCCATTAAGTGACTTGAAGAACATTAAAAGCTAGTGTTTGTGAAAAGTAAATAATTTCAAAGATCTCGGTGCTCTGGTTGTCTGATTTCCATCATGATTCAGGAagatcttcctcttcttgttttgttctgGAAGACATGATCATCGTATATAATCTGTGAAAGCGATTATTGGATGACTCACATCATACTTCTGTCTTTTGAGTTTCTCGGTGAGGTCAAACTTCTCCGCCTCCAGCTCCATCATCCACTGCCACAGCTCACTGGCCTTCTCCCTGAACAGAAACAACCAATCAAATGTCATGTTAAGAGCGTTTGTTTCACATCCAGTGATGcaacaaaatgtaatatcaCAATCCTATCCATTTGGGTGTATGTAACCAAAAACTCATTGCAACACAGTATGCAATGTTTCATGAGGCATGGCGCAGGTGTCAGTGAATCTAACAGCGCAGTCATACTTGAGTTTATCCTCATTTAGATGATCAACATTGAGGGGTTTCCTGCGATCAGCCaggatcttcttcttcttctccctctcagttTGTTTCTTGGCTCCCTTTCTGTTCTCATTCTGTGGTAATCAAACGAAGAAGACACGAAAGTCAATGTGAGCGAAAGTATAAACTGGATATTTGTGCTTTTTGAATACATCCGCTACTTTTACCAATATGAAcgaattaatgaattaatggCTTAATCTCTTAGAACTGTAAACTGTGGAATTTCACTTTCACAGTTTTAGGCCATAATAAGTTGAATGACCTTCTGCTGAATGCCGCCATACTGGTGGGTCATGTTTGTGAgggccttcttcttcttggcatCGTCATCATGCTTCCTAcgctgctcctccagctccttcctctccttctcctcctgtacACCGACAGATGTAAATGATTTAAGAGAGGAACTACAGTGCATGCTTCATGCTGTCTTGTTGTAGTTTGTATGTGCTGTAGGATGATACAGGTGACAACTTACTGCAAGTCTGgcctgcctctccttctctctctctgaccggATCCTCTGCTGGTCTGCTCTCTCAGCACGACGCTTCTCctgcaagcatgcatgcatagacacacacacacacacacgcacacacgtacacacgcattGTCATGGTGCTTTTGACCAAACAGAAGCATAGGAATCTGTATATGATTGACACTCACAATTCTGTTGACGAGGGCGAtaagctcctcctcctctttcttcctctggaTGAAGTGAGCCTCGATCAGAGACTGCAGCTCAGACAGATCCTTCTCCTGACGCTTCCTGTGGATGTCCTGCCACcagaaaaacaaatcagggTCACTGGGTCAtgtagttttgtgtgtgtgtgtgtgtgtgtgtgtgtgtgtgtgtgtgtgtgtgtgtgggtgggtgggtagtTGGAGGGGGCCATTTAATAAGGTTAAGGTGAACTCACATCAAAATCCACTTTATCGCCGTCAGGGATCTTTGGGGCCGTAATATTTGTCATAAACCTGTGGGTGTGAATAATGAATTATTGTATGATCCACCCTGGGTGGTGTTCTAATAGCTTATATAAAAACATTGAGAAACTTACTTAGGCTTGGGCTTTGACTCGTCTgggaagaggaacagaaaacaaaatccatTAGAAATAAATTGATGAGAAAGTGTGTGGAAGTAATCTAACATTTAAGAAAGAAACAAGTTGTTATATTATGAAAAGAGcaaggtaaaaagaaaaaagctgaaACATGAAAGGATATTTTTCTTACCTGTCACCTCCTCTTGCACTGATGAtcaataagataaataaattattAGCAAAGTGcttgaaaacaaaatacaatatatgGAAATCTGGACACATACAACCCTCTtaccttcttcctcccttcaccagaacagcagcattaaaaaagagataaaatagaATTTTAGTGTTCTGCATTAACTGAGGAATCAAAAATTGTATCataattttaaaatataaaagtgTAAGAATGGTCACATACTGAACTTCCTCCTCCATGACTTCTTCtgtgtcagacattttgttttgaatgtgCCCTGGAAAATGGATCCCTATTAGCCTATTTTTAGAAGTTAGGTAAAAATATATCTTATCATTAAAAAGTATACCATAGCATGGGATAGCAAGCATTTGCACAGTCTGCAACAACTGTCAGTATTTGCACAAACATCTCAGGTCATTAgtagtttttgttttataaaatatttcatttctaTTGTCTCAGAGCAGTGCACCTTTTAGTCATTGTAAATGCAAATCTATTCATGAATAATAGTGTCACTAATGAAGAGCAATTAATCACAATCTTTGTATTCAGTGGAAGAACAAACCATTTAGTGTTTCACAGGTGGAAGGGTTAGAATTAGACCAAAGCCTTGACACATGTCTGAGTCCATAGACTGAAGGCTCTACATAGACAGAGCTACTGTTTCAGACAGAACGGCCCACCTGTCCACCAGGCAGTGACTGACAGGCTggtcaaaatacaattcaatcatgttttgtGAGACAGAAACAGCGGGAAACTTTTTTACCAGTGAGAAAAGTTTCAAACCAGTGATGTGAAGAGATTTATGCTAACATGTTGAATTTGGCTTTAGAAATCTAAGCAGAAATCTAAGCAGCCAATGGACACAAAGCACCTTTTAATCTGTAATCTCAAATCCTGGATGATCATTAGtaaaccaaacaacaacaattttTAGGCAGCTAAATATGCATGACTTAGCGAGGCTTTATTTCAAAGTAGCAGTACTTTGCACAAGAGAGTCCTTACCTGTGAcccagacagagggagagagacgggggacagagagacagacttcAATTCCTTGAGGTTCACAATTCAAACAGGTTCAGCTTTGGGCATCAAGGATACATAGTCCAGCCCTTCTTACTCATGTGACTGCAGCACCCTATGGCTGCTCAGCATGGGAGAGAACTTGTCTATTGTTAGACGGCTGTACACAAGGGCTCCAtcatacacacttgcacacacatgcatacgcacacacacacacacacacacacacacacaagcattctTTAGGTACATTCTTGCCCAGGTAAAACCTCATATATCCATTCAAACCTTTCACCAACCACTCAGGTTTCAACACATCATAATTTCATCAATGGTTAACTATAGGACAGCCTTTCTTGCCAACGTGTGGACATAAAGCTATTCAAAAATAAcaccttttttttcattttttttattgctgaaGCAAATACAAAGTAGAAGTTCGAAACATTCAAACAAAGCAATCCACCACAACAGTTCTGAAAGACTCACAACACCATTACGGCAGGTTTCAAGCACATATGGACCACTCACAGAGATCAATAAGGCATATTACTGACTGGATGTTCCAGAGAAACACCAGGGTACAGTATATGTTAATTACAGGCCTTGAGTGTACATTTCCTTCGTCTTATCAACCTCTTTGTTGTTGCAATGCAAATAAAATTGCAAAGTGGCATCTAAATTGACAATTGTAAACAAGAAGTTGGAATGATGCCTCCTGATTTGATAGAATTGCATTTGGCCAAGTGGAGAAGCATTTCATCATTTGATTTGTGCCACCATCTGAATCAATATTAAAGTCTATGAATTGTCGCATTTGTATTTAAAGACTTTGTCAA
Coding sequences within:
- the tnnt2d gene encoding troponin T2d, cardiac isoform X2, whose amino-acid sequence is MSDTEEVMEEEVQYDESKPKPKFMTNITAPKIPDGDKVDFDDIHRKRQEKDLSELQSLIEAHFIQRKKEEEELIALVNRIEKRRAERADQQRIRSEREKERQARLAEEKERKELEEQRRKHDDDAKKKKALTNMTHQYGGIQQKNENRKGAKKQTEREKKKKILADRRKPLNVDHLNEDKLKEKASELWQWMMELEAEKFDLTEKLKRQKYDINQLLARVQDHQSAKGRGKGKMGGRLR
- the tnnt2d gene encoding troponin T2d, cardiac isoform X1; translated protein: MTNITAPKIPDGDKVDFDDIHRKRQEKDLSELQSLIEAHFIQRKKEEEELIALVNRIEKRRAERADQQRIRSEREKERQARLAEEKERKELEEQRRKHDDDAKKKKALTNMTHQYGGIQQKNENRKGAKKQTEREKKKKILADRRKPLNVDHLNEDKLKEKASELWQWMMELEAEKFDLTEKLKRQKYDINQLLARVQDHQSAKGRGKGKMGGRLR